The window TGGTCAAGGCCCTGCAAGACGACGCCTTCATTCCCGTCATCAGCCCTATTGGCTTTGGCGAAAACAACGAGAGTTACAACATCAATGCCGATGTGGTGGCAGGCAAATTGGCCAGTGTGCTGCGCGCTGAAAAGTTGGTGCTGCTGACCAACACGCCCGGCGTCTTGGACAAAGCAGGTAACCTGTTGACCGACTTGAGCGCCCGTCGCATTGACGAGTTGTTTGCCGATGGCACCATCAGTGGTGGCATGTTGCCCAAAATCAGTGGCGCCTTGGATGCCGCCAAGAGTGGTGTGAACGCTGTGCACATCATCGATGGCCGTGTGCCACACGCCATGTTGTTAGAAATTCTGACCGACCAAGCGTTCGGCACCATGATTCGCAGCCACTGAGGAACAGGCCATGACCACAGAGACAACTTCCGACAACCTGCCCGAGAACGAAGAAGCTGGCGCGGCGCCCACACGCAAGCGCCCCAAGCCTGGTGAGCGTCGTTTGCAAATTTTGCAAACCTTGGCTGGCATGCTGGAGCAGCCCGGCGCAGAACGCATCACCACAGCAGCCTTGTCGGCCAAGCTGGGGGTGAGTGAGGCGGCTTTGTACCGTCACTTCGCCAGCAAAGCGCAGATGTTTGAAGGCTTGATTGATTTTGTCGAGCAGTCGGTGTTTGCCTTCGTGCGCCAAATTGCCGACCGCGAACCTGCAGGTCCTGCACAAGTGGCGCGAACCGTGGCGCTCATTTTGCAATTTGCAGAAAAGAACCCCGGCATGGCGCGCGTCATGACGGGCGATGCGCTGGTGTTTGAAAACGAGCGTTTGCAAGAGCGCATGAACTTGTTGTTCGACAAATTGGAAAGCACCTTCAAGCAGTCACTGCGCGATGGCGGCATTCAAAGCGACACTCCCACCGTGGATGCGCAAGTAACGGCTTCTTTGTTGGTGGCCTTCATGATGGGACGCATGCAGCGCTTTGCACGCTCGGGATTTAAGCGTTTGCCTTCAGAGAATTTGCAGGCTTCTTTGGCGCGCGTGCTTTGAAGTTGTGCAGCATCGAAAAAGGCACCGCGAGGTGCCTTTTTTGTATCTGCTTGCTGAGGAATTTACCAACTCCAAAGTGTGCCGTCATGTTGAAGCCTGTTGACGGGTAAGTAGGCCCGCTGATACGGATACTTGGCGGCCAGTTTTTCATCAATGTCCACGCCGTGTCCGGGTGACTCGCCGCAATACAGCATGCCTTTTTCAAAGCGCCAATCATGCGGAAAGACCGACAGCATTTCTTCGCTGTGCGCCATGTGTTCTTGAATGCCAAAGTTGGGCACCCAGGTGTCAAAGTGCAAAGCTGCGCCCATGCAGACCGGTGACATGTCGGTGGCACCATGACAGCCGGTGCGCACTTGGTACAAGCTGGCCAAGTTGGCAATGACGCGCAAGTGCGTGATGCCTCCCGCGTGCGTGACAGTGGTGCGGATGTAATCGATGAGTTGCTGCTCGATCAAATCTTTGCAGTCCCATACCGTGTTGAAAATTTCGCCCACAGCCAAGGGCGTGGTGGTGTGATGGCGAATGAGCTTGAAGGCCTCTTGGTTTTCGGCGGGCGTGGGGTCTTCTAGCCAGAACAAGTGAAAGGGCTCGAGTTCTTTGCCCAAGCGGCCGGCTTCAATGGGCGTGAGGCGATGGTGCGCGTCATGCAACAAATGCGTGTCGGGTCCCACGGCTTCGCGCACAGCCTGAAACAAGCCAGGTGTGTGGCGCAAATACTTTTCGGTGCTCCAATCGTGCTCGCCCGGCAAAGGACCATCGGCAGGTTCGTACATGCGGCCATTGCCACTCACGCCATAAACTTTGTTCAGGCCCGGAATGCCGCTTTGCGCGCGAATGGCCAAGTAGCCCATTTCTTTGTGGCGCAACACTTCGTCCACGGTTTCGGCAGTATCGCGACCTGTTGCGTGGGCGTACGACATGATGCCGGTGCGGCTGCGGCCACCCAACAATTGGTAAAGCGGTTGCCCTGCAATTTTGGCCTTGATGTCCCACAGCGCCGTGTCCACTGCGGCAATGGCGGTCATGGTGACGGGGCCTCTTCGCCAGTAAGCGCCTTTGTAGAGGTACTGCCAGATGTCTTCAAT is drawn from Limnohabitans sp. 103DPR2 and contains these coding sequences:
- the slmA gene encoding nucleoid occlusion factor SlmA; protein product: MTTETTSDNLPENEEAGAAPTRKRPKPGERRLQILQTLAGMLEQPGAERITTAALSAKLGVSEAALYRHFASKAQMFEGLIDFVEQSVFAFVRQIADREPAGPAQVARTVALILQFAEKNPGMARVMTGDALVFENERLQERMNLLFDKLESTFKQSLRDGGIQSDTPTVDAQVTASLLVAFMMGRMQRFARSGFKRLPSENLQASLARVL
- the manD gene encoding D-mannonate dehydratase ManD, yielding MKITAARVIVCCPGRNFVTLKIETDEGLTGIGDATLNGRELSVVSYLEEHVIPCLIGRDPQQIEDIWQYLYKGAYWRRGPVTMTAIAAVDTALWDIKAKIAGQPLYQLLGGRSRTGIMSYAHATGRDTAETVDEVLRHKEMGYLAIRAQSGIPGLNKVYGVSGNGRMYEPADGPLPGEHDWSTEKYLRHTPGLFQAVREAVGPDTHLLHDAHHRLTPIEAGRLGKELEPFHLFWLEDPTPAENQEAFKLIRHHTTTPLAVGEIFNTVWDCKDLIEQQLIDYIRTTVTHAGGITHLRVIANLASLYQVRTGCHGATDMSPVCMGAALHFDTWVPNFGIQEHMAHSEEMLSVFPHDWRFEKGMLYCGESPGHGVDIDEKLAAKYPYQRAYLPVNRLQHDGTLWSW